cacatgagtgtgtcaccatgagacgatgtgtcatgtacattcatgacctctttatgaccttgacctttgatctcaaggtcaaaattataggtttatgccatggatttgtgttcggactatatcttccattttcttctacaaatgcataccatatttttacactcaggaaagaggtaatttatacctattaacaacaccctttgggagattggggtaagcggggggtattcttagtgagctttgctcacagtacatcttgttgaTTCTATAGTTTGCGGCTTTTGAGCAGTGGTAGTGTTAGATGAATTTAACATGTTTTATTGATTCTATAGTTTGCGGCTTTTGAGCAGTGGTAGTGTTAGATGAATTTAACATGTTTTATTGATTCTATAATTTGCGGCTCTTGAGCAGTGGTAGTGTTAGATGAATTTAACATGTTTTGTTGATTCTACAGTTTGCGGCTCTTGAGCAGTGGGTAGTGTTAGATGAATTTAACATGTTTCATTGATTCTATAGTTTGCGGCTCTTGAGGAGTGGCAGTGTAGAGGTGAGCACACAGACAGATCAGGTGTTCCACTCACGAGACTCGACCTCTGACCTGAAGACAGAGAACATTAATCCCTGGAGTCTCCGGTGTCACAAGAAGACTCTGACTAAGCTGAGGAAGGCTAATCAGGGCCCCGTCACCCGCTGTAGTATCCTTCATTAATTCACGTCATTCTGTGTGTATGGTACACTAGCAAATCAAAGGTATCTTTATAGATATTTGCAACAAAATATGTCAAGGATCATTTGCATcgatatatgaaaaaatatgagaatgaaacaaacaaaactatattgaatgttaggtcacctgagcaTGAAGGCttaagtgaacttttctgattaAAGTTCATTGTCTGTAATATTGTCTGCAAAGTTTTCACTTTTGCCTTCTCTCAAGAATCATAggacaatttcaaccaaacttggaacacagcatccttgggtgaaggggattcaagtttgctctCATTAAGGACCACACCCCCttctaaggggagataattaagaaatagtaaAAGAGGATAGGGTGACAGAACATATTTATATCACAGTAATCCTTTTCTGAGAAAACATAATTAATCCTTGACAAAAATCCCAGAATTTATTTTGTTGGAGAATGTGGCAGCACAATTTTGTCACCCAAGTATTCTGGACTTGAAGATGGGAACCCGGCAACATGGAGATGATGTTTCAGAGGACAAAAAGGAAAGGTTTATGAAGAAATGTCAAAATACAACCTCCAGTAGTCTCGGGGTCAGGGTCTGTGGCATGCAGGTGAGTTACAGCGGAGATGCAGGGCGTGTCGTGTGATTTACTGTATACAACTTTGTACTGAAGGACGGCTACTTTTCTCCGCCATTCTTGTATTTGTCAAGCAATTTCACATATTCATTTTCACATGTTCATAAATCCATCTGTTTGTTTCTCTGAAACTATAACCTTGgttatatctatttataacatATTTCATGAACTGAAAGGTCAAGGCCAAAGCTTAATTCTAGATAAAAGTGAAGGTCACATGCCTAGGTTAAATTTCCACGATAGAGTTTAATCCATAGCATGGTGTTTTCACACATATCTTgtcaataaatgaaataaaaacatgtatgtacaatgtctTCATGTTACTGCTTTGTAGGTTTATCAagaaaacagtgatcaatatgtATGTGTGAATAAATACTATGGTAGAAGTTTAGGAGTCGATGGCTTCAAGCAGACCTTGCACCAGTTTCTTCACAATGGCTATGAGCTGAGAAAGGACTTGTTAGATCCCATCATCAAAAGACTCCAGGAACTTCATCGACAGATCCAGTCACATGACACGTATCGTTTCTACTCCAGCTCACTCCTCATCATGTATGACATGCGTTCCCAAGGGACGCATCACGATCAAGAATTGGGGCATGACGAAGCTAGCGCCCAGTGCGCGCCAGTGGATGTCCGCATGATTGACTTTGCCCACAGTACACACAGTGGCTTTCAGAATGACACGACAGTACACACTGGCCCGGATCAAGGTTATCTGTTTGGATTGAAGAACTTGATTGATGTTTTTACTGACATGAGATGATTGTTGTAATAGAAAATTTGAGTGATCATTTAGTGATGAGGTAGAGAGGAGGGGTGAGACTAGAACACAATGTCAAACAGAGGGTTTTAATGGAGCAAGCTGAAATCCTCTGTCACCTGTTGGTATATACGTATCGCTATTCTCAcaaattttaaagataataGATTGCCAAAGATTTTGGGGGGAGGGATATAGAGATGTGCAGAATACAGAATTCTGAATTGATTTTAAggaattcatttttataaatgttgaatttgtacaGGTTCTTTGAAATCTTCACTTGTTCCTTTATTATGGCGATTTTAAACATGCTTGATATTATGTCTATGATTTTTGCCAGTATGGTTTTTCTGTTAGCTTTTATAATGGAactgtatttacattgtatatggcaGTGGTTAGAGACCTGCGAAAGCTAACTCTGAACTAAGATCTTTAAAATTAACGAAAGCTAACTCATAACAAAGATCTTTATAATTAAGGAAAGCTAACTCATAACTAAGATCTTTATAATTAAGGAAAACTAACTCATAACAAAGATCTTTATAATTAGATAAAGCTAACTCATAACAAAGACCTCTAAACTGAAGTCTGAAGCAGATAATTCACATACAGATAATGAGGaagaaattgaacattttgtatatgtaataaatttctttcaaaatgaaGAGAACTGCTGTTCTGTAAGCTTTATCCAGTCTGTgtctatatattttgaattgaaatcttTTCAATATATACAAGCATTCATGAGTGttaaattgatatgcaagcaacCTCTTAATGCTGATGATCTGTCCAGACCACCTGATTCTCTGGTGAGTAATGTGGTTCCTGCACCACCTGATGCTCTGGTGAGTGATGTGGTTCCTGCACCACCTGATGCTCTGGTGAGTCATGTGGTTCATGCACCACTTGATGCTCTGGTGAGTAATGTGGTTCCTGCACCACCTGATGCTCTGGTGAGTAATGTGGTTCCTGCACCACCTGATGCTCTGGTGAGTGATGCGGTTCCTGCACCACTTAATGCTCTGGTGAGTAATGTGGTTCGTGCACTACCCGATGCTCTGGTATGTGATGCAGTTCCTGCACCACCTGATGCTCTGGTGAGTGATGTGGTTCCTGCACCACCTGATGCTCTGGTGAGTGATGCGGTTCCTGCACCACCTGATGCTCTGGTGAGTGATGTGGTTCCTGCACCACCTGATGCTCTGGTGAGTGATGCGGTTCCTGCACCACCTGATGCTCTGGTGAGTGATGTGGTTCTTGCACCACCTGATGCTCTGGTGAGTGATGCGGTTCCTGCACCACCTGATGCTCTGGTAAGTGATGTGGTTCATGCACTTCTTGGTTGATATATATGTACGTCTCAGTCAACAATTTAAATCTTGTAATGTGACTTGTAAGATAAGCTTTTGCTAACTCCCTAATTTGAACTGATGTGCAGTTTTCAACCTGGCATAAATTTTCCTTGGGGTAAGGGGAATCAATGTCTCTTCGGATGAAGGACCCCCTCAGGAGCAAGGaataagttttcaaaataaattcaagcATTGTACATTTGGTTTGGATCATTGTCCATCTGAGATTAGAGGTCTATACTTTTCCTGTACAA
This genomic window from Ostrea edulis chromosome 4, xbOstEdul1.1, whole genome shotgun sequence contains:
- the LOC125669594 gene encoding inositol hexakisphosphate kinase 1-like: MPECSGVMGEEFESVPLQPFLHQVSGHTGMFRFDDQTLCKPLNVREYNFYLNVPHNLKQFTAEFRGSIEVEIHEDSDGYVTIMGHRPMSTKWQKSSKCANFSDGAQQTDKKEKGQHSLRLLRSGSVEVSTQTDQVFHSRDSTSDLKTENINPWSLRCHKKTLTKLRKANQGPVTRCKFILLENVAAQFCHPSILDLKMGTRQHGDDVSEDKKERFMKKCQNTTSSSLGVRVCGMQVYQENSDQYVCVNKYYGRSLGVDGFKQTLHQFLHNGYELRKDLLDPIIKRLQELHRQIQSHDTYRFYSSSLLIMYDMRSQGTHHDQELGHDEASAQCAPVDVRMIDFAHSTHSGFQNDTTVHTGPDQGYLFGLKNLIDVFTDMR